In the genome of Sphingomonas alpina, the window AGATTAGCGCTCCATTCCTTGCCGCCGATCTTGTCGGCGATCAGTCGATCGCGCGTCGCCGCATCGGGGATGCGCAGCAGCGCTTCGGCCAGGCACATCAGGGCGATGCCTTCATCAGTCGACAGCGCAAAGCTGTGCAACAGGCTGTCGACCGCGTTGCCCTGCCCCTTGGCGCGCACGCCCTCGACCAGTCGGCGCGCGAGCGCATCGGTCGCGGCGAGTTCCGCGGGCGGGATTTCTGCCTCGATCAGCCGCTGAGCGACGCAGGATTCCTCCGCCATCCGATAGGCGGCATGGACGGCGGCGCGGCTCAGGCCGGGAAGCGTGATCGAGGACATGGGCGGACCCTCCGTTTGGAACTGGCGATTTAAAGCTGGTGATCGCCGCCTCTATCGCGGCACAAGCCAGAGGATAAAGTCTGTATATTCGTCTATTTATAGCTATATTATCTGTAAAATTGATCTCAAGTAGGATGATTCACCATCAACCCAGTCGCCAAACCCGACGCCATCGACCGACGTATCCTGGCAGCGTTGCAGGATGACGGTCGGATGTCGAACCTCGCGCTCGCCCGCCGCGTCGGCCTGACCCCGACACCGTGTCAGGAACGGGTCAAACGACTCGAACGCGACGGTTATATCACCGGCTATACCGCACGCCTCGACCCGGTGCGGCTCGATCTCGGGCTGCTGGTGTTCGTGCAGGTGACGCTCGATCGCACCACGACTGACGTATTCGGGCACTTCGCCGCAGCGATCCGATCCTTCGCTGCGGTCACCGAATGCCATATGGTTGCCGGCGGTTTCGACTATCTGCTCAAGATTCGCTGTCGCGACATGGCAGACTATCGCCGCATCCTGGGCGATGAGCTGGGCTCGATCGACGGTATCGCCCAGACCCACACCTATGCGGTAATGGAAGAGATCAAGGCAGAGACCGCGCTGCCGGTCTGAGCCCTTCAGCGCACCGCCGGAATACGACTCGCGACCATCTGTCCACCGCGGCGATCGATCGACCAGAGCAGGCGCGGCTCGGCCGCATCCCAGGCGATCGCCTGGCCCGGCGTCGGGATGGCGATGGTCGCCTTGTGGATCAACCGGCTGCCGGCCTCGGGCAGGGTCAGGACATAGAGTTCGGGCCGATCATGGCCGGTGACATAGAGCAGGTCGTCCGTCCCCCACGCCCCGCCCGATGAGCTGTACGGCGCGAACCGGTCGAGCACATCCTGCGGGAACAGCCAGGCGCCGGTTTCGTGAAAAGTCGCATCGAAACGCACCAATGTCGTGTAGCGGTGGTCGCGCCCCGGTTCGCCGCCCTTCGCATCGTAATTGGCGAAGCACGCCCACCAGCTTCCCTTGTGCCAGTCGAGCCAGGTCAGTGAACCACGGCCGGGACCGAAGCTATGGCTGCGCATATGACGCATGCTGCGGGTGTCGAACCATTCAACCGAACTCGCCTGCGGCACATCGGGATAGTTGGACGCGGCGCAGACGATCTCGGCCCGGTTCAGCACACAGCTGTTCATATGGACGAACAATGTCGGATCGCCTTGCCAGCGAGCAATCCGCTTGCCGGTCCGACGGTCATATTTGCCGATCTCGGCATTGGAGATCGCATAGACATATGTACGATCGGCCACGACGCCCTGATGCGCCTCGGGCGCCGGCATGCGTCGGACTTCGGTTGCGGCAGGCAAGGTCGCCGCCTGAAGCACAAGGAGAAGGGCGCCCAGCATCAGAACTTGGCCGATATGCCGGCGTAGAAGGTTCGACCATAACGCTCGTTCTGGATGATCCAGTCCTTATGCCCGCCCTGATACTGGCGTGTCGGTTCGTCGGTCAGGTTTTGCGCTTCCGCGAACAGGCGGATACCGTCGAACACCGCAAAGCTCGCCTTGGCATCGAGGCGGCGCAGATCGTCATTATACTGATCCTGGAAGGACTGGTCGCCAGTGGAGAGCAAGGCGTAGCCGGTATTGTGATAGGCGATCGACGCCTCGACCGGACCGCGCTGATAGAAGAGTTCCGCGCCGTAGAGATATTTCGACTGGCTCGGGAAGGTCGAGGTCCGGCCGCTCGGCAAGCGCAGGGTTGAATCGGTCAGCGTGGCGTTCAGTTGAATGCCGAACCCCGACAACAGGCCCGGCAGAAAGGTGAATTGCTGCTGGAATTGCGCCTCGATGCCGATGATGTCGCCCTTGTCGGCGTTGAGCGGCTGGGAGACTTTAAGGATCGGATAAAGCGCGCCGTTATAAGTCGTGTTGGTCAGGGTCAGCGTCTGGCCGAAGATCGGATTTTTGATCCGCTTGGCGAACACCCCGATGCTCAGCAAGCCGCCCTTGGCGAAATACCATTCACCGGTCGCATCGAAATTATCGGCGCGATAGGGCTTCAGGTTGGGGTTGCCCAGTGACAGCGTCGGGTTAGCCGCCACGGTCGTATCCAGCGAACCGCCAGGCGACAGATTGGCATATTCGGGCCGGCCGAGGCTCCGCGAATAAGCGAGGCGGAACACCGTCGTATCCGACGGGCGGATACGCACCACCAGCGATGGCAGGAAATCATCATAGCTGCGCGTCTGGCTGATCGGCGTGACGATCGTCGTCCCGGTCCGCAACTGGAAGCCGGTAATGTCCAGCCTGGTATGTTCGAAGCGCAACCCCGGCGTCACAGTCACCGCGCCGCGCGTCCAGTTGGCCATCGCATAGGCGGCGCTGACATCCTCCGACAATGAGAAGTCGCTGAGCGTCGCATTGGCCAGCGATGTCGCGCTGTTATAAACGAAATAGGGGCTCGCCAGATTGGCGTTGGTGAACGCCTGCATCGCCACCGGATCGATCGTCGGGCTGTTGAGATAGCCGTGATCGAGGTTCGATCCGTCGGGATAGACATAGACGTTGCCGCCGCCGAGATTGAACTGGCCAAGCGTGAAGCGCGTCGCGAGATTGCTGCCGCGATCATAGACATCGTTATTGGCATCGAATTCGCGATTGGTGCCGCGATATTTCACGCCCGCCTTGACGA includes:
- a CDS encoding Lrp/AsnC ligand binding domain-containing protein is translated as MSNLALARRVGLTPTPCQERVKRLERDGYITGYTARLDPVRLDLGLLVFVQVTLDRTTTDVFGHFAAAIRSFAAVTECHMVAGGFDYLLKIRCRDMADYRRILGDELGSIDGIAQTHTYAVMEEIKAETALPV